A stretch of the Porifericola rhodea genome encodes the following:
- a CDS encoding aspartyl protease family protein, with product MKTIFAFSLSIFALLFSFTLYAQVSPIKIKQQSEKPIIEARLNGKRAYFLLDTGSGVTVLDKTQAKHYNFGIKQLINPHKVSGVHGTAGVMNRAYNVQLELGELYIEAPYFTHDLRRVIKSIRDKSLVKISGIIGSDVMNKYGFVIDYGEEMVYVEREDPNNLADISYTR from the coding sequence ATGAAAACGATCTTCGCCTTCTCGCTGAGCATATTTGCTTTATTGTTCAGCTTCACGCTCTACGCGCAGGTTTCTCCGATCAAAATTAAACAGCAGAGTGAAAAGCCCATTATAGAAGCCCGCCTTAATGGTAAGCGTGCTTACTTTTTGCTGGATACAGGCTCAGGAGTAACAGTTTTGGATAAAACTCAAGCTAAACACTATAATTTTGGTATCAAACAACTGATAAACCCCCATAAGGTATCCGGCGTGCATGGTACCGCAGGTGTCATGAACCGTGCATATAATGTTCAGCTTGAGTTGGGTGAGCTATATATAGAGGCTCCCTACTTTACACACGACCTGCGCAGGGTAATTAAATCTATTCGTGACAAATCTCTGGTCAAAATCAGTGGTATTATAGGTTCTGATGTCATGAACAAATACGGATTTGTCATAGATTATGGCGAAGAAATGGTCTATGTGGAAAGGGAAGACCCTAATAATCTGGCAGATATTAGTTACACACGATAA
- a CDS encoding serine hydrolase domain-containing protein: MHRQVSIPTRNFKWLRASNFVSGFIFTLLILGIPFTIADGDHEAFGSSEEKVIKSVSNLLNEHSELAALAHVDSAMHKFLQRQGIVGASVGIVKDGQLIYTKGFGYTDNESQQAIQPFHQFRIGSISKLITAVAVMKLYEDGKLELEDKVFGEEGILQGGIYDKIEDKRIYDIEVRHLLNHTSGWSKRTFGDPLFVPHKIAEEMGGPAPPRLETIIEYVLSRPLPYRPGSYYDYSNFGYCLLGEVITAASGLEYEEYVKQEILYPLGIRDMRLAKNLQEGRFDNEVAYYDFTYNNMREALDSSGEMVSTTYSFDIEALGAAGGWLATSTDLLKFVVAIDGFKNTPDILSNESLLTMIKPDHGGGRPYGWRGITSNGTWWRTGTLAGTSAILKRLDNGISWVVLANTTNRRSRYFNGKINYIMHSSLEQMEEWPAQDLFAQSYY, translated from the coding sequence ATGCATAGACAAGTATCTATCCCTACACGAAACTTTAAGTGGCTTCGCGCCAGCAATTTTGTATCAGGCTTTATTTTCACACTTTTAATCTTAGGTATTCCTTTTACCATTGCCGATGGAGACCATGAGGCTTTTGGTAGTAGCGAGGAAAAAGTAATTAAAAGTGTGAGCAACCTTCTTAATGAACACTCTGAGTTAGCAGCTCTTGCCCATGTAGACAGTGCTATGCACAAATTTCTTCAGCGTCAGGGCATTGTTGGCGCTTCGGTGGGTATTGTAAAAGACGGTCAGCTTATTTATACCAAAGGTTTTGGCTATACAGATAATGAAAGCCAACAAGCGATACAACCTTTCCATCAGTTCAGAATTGGCAGCATCTCCAAACTGATTACTGCGGTAGCGGTAATGAAGCTTTATGAGGATGGTAAGCTTGAGCTAGAGGATAAAGTTTTTGGTGAAGAGGGGATTTTGCAAGGTGGCATCTATGATAAAATTGAAGACAAGAGAATTTACGATATTGAGGTCAGACATTTGCTAAACCACACCTCAGGATGGAGTAAGCGCACCTTTGGCGATCCTTTATTTGTTCCTCATAAGATTGCGGAAGAGATGGGAGGCCCTGCTCCTCCCAGGTTGGAGACTATTATAGAGTATGTGCTATCGCGTCCGCTACCTTATCGCCCTGGTTCTTACTACGATTACTCAAATTTTGGCTATTGTCTGTTGGGGGAGGTAATCACCGCTGCCTCTGGCCTTGAGTATGAGGAGTATGTGAAGCAGGAAATCCTTTATCCTTTAGGTATTAGGGATATGCGCCTGGCAAAAAACCTTCAAGAAGGACGATTTGACAATGAGGTAGCCTATTATGATTTTACCTACAACAATATGCGCGAAGCGCTGGACAGCTCAGGAGAAATGGTTTCTACTACTTACAGTTTTGATATAGAAGCTTTAGGCGCTGCGGGGGGGTGGCTTGCTACTTCTACCGACCTGCTTAAATTTGTTGTGGCCATTGACGGATTTAAGAACACCCCCGACATACTTTCTAATGAGTCGTTACTTACTATGATCAAGCCAGACCATGGTGGAGGTCGCCCGTATGGATGGAGAGGGATTACCAGCAATGGCACCTGGTGGAGAACAGGCACACTAGCCGGTACCTCTGCGATTTTGAAGCGCCTGGACAATGGAATCTCCTGGGTGGTACTTGCCAATACTACCAACCGCAGAAGCCGTTACTTCAACGGAAAAATTAACTATATTATGCATAGTTCTTTGGAGCAGATGGAAGAATGGCCTGCCCAGGACCTCTTTGCTCAGAGTTATTATTAA
- a CDS encoding redoxin domain-containing protein, whose amino-acid sequence MKKLHLLLLFFLALNWCYAQEKKQEPKTLEPGASAPDFSLKGIDGKMHSLSTYADADVLAILFTCNHCPTAQAYEERVIDLVEDYSDKSFQLVAISSNAPNAISLSELGYSDLSDTYEEMQQRAKEMSYNFPYLYDGDAQEAALAYGPVATPHLFVFDKARKLRYVGRLDASEKPGTANAEDARAAIDAVLAGKEVPNPTTKTFGCSIKWAWKDEWVQKQEEAWAQEEVSLEPISADGIRQLIANSSDKLRLINVWATWCGPCVMEFPEFIEIDRMYRGRDFEFISISADKPDKEDKVLSFLRKKEASNQNYLFNMDDKYALIEAIDPNWQGALPYTILVEPGGTIVYSQQGTIDPQEIKKTIVENQYIGRYY is encoded by the coding sequence ATGAAAAAGCTACACCTGTTACTCTTATTTTTTCTGGCGCTTAATTGGTGCTACGCACAGGAAAAGAAGCAAGAACCTAAAACGCTGGAACCCGGAGCTAGCGCTCCTGACTTTTCTCTTAAAGGAATTGACGGCAAAATGCATAGCCTAAGCACTTATGCCGATGCCGATGTGCTTGCCATACTCTTTACCTGCAATCATTGCCCTACGGCACAGGCCTACGAAGAGCGGGTCATTGATTTGGTAGAAGATTATTCAGACAAAAGCTTTCAATTAGTAGCCATCTCTTCTAATGCGCCTAATGCTATCAGCCTATCTGAGCTGGGTTACTCCGACCTGAGCGATACTTACGAGGAAATGCAGCAGCGTGCTAAAGAAATGAGCTACAATTTTCCTTACTTATACGATGGAGATGCACAGGAGGCCGCTCTTGCCTATGGACCTGTGGCTACGCCTCATCTTTTTGTCTTTGATAAAGCCCGTAAGCTGCGCTATGTAGGTCGACTGGATGCTTCCGAAAAGCCAGGTACGGCAAATGCGGAAGATGCCAGAGCTGCGATAGATGCAGTACTTGCCGGTAAAGAAGTACCTAACCCTACTACCAAAACATTTGGTTGTTCTATTAAGTGGGCCTGGAAAGATGAATGGGTACAAAAGCAGGAAGAGGCCTGGGCTCAGGAAGAAGTTAGCCTGGAACCCATCAGTGCCGATGGTATTCGTCAACTAATTGCTAATTCCTCCGACAAATTACGACTCATTAATGTTTGGGCGACCTGGTGTGGCCCTTGCGTTATGGAGTTTCCTGAATTTATAGAAATAGACCGCATGTACCGTGGCCGCGACTTTGAATTTATCTCTATTAGTGCCGATAAGCCAGACAAAGAGGATAAAGTACTTAGCTTTCTTAGGAAAAAAGAAGCTTCTAACCAGAATTATCTCTTCAATATGGATGATAAATACGCTCTGATAGAAGCTATTGACCCCAATTGGCAGGGAGCCTTACCCTATACCATACTGGTAGAGCCCGGCGGCACCATTGTGTACAGCCAGCAGGGAACTATAGACCCTCAGGAGATCAAAAAAACAATTGTAGAGAACCAGTATATCGGAAGGTATTACTAA
- a CDS encoding zinc-dependent alcohol dehydrogenase family protein, whose product MKKVIFNQAGNPQDVLEIKETDIPEVGAGQVRIKVKAASVNPADGLFIQGYYGIKPKFPESPVGLEGAGEIDAIGTGIGDGIQISKGMRVAFSTIGSWAEYVVVPANAVLPVPEELSWEQGAQLFVNPFTALAMLDEVNLQKGDWLLLTAGFSALNKMVIRIAKERGIKTICTVRREEQVEPLLKLGAEAVINTEKDAVSERVNALTEGKGAQACFESIGGKISEEVLNSMGQNGKMMVYGVLSGQPFQVNGGLMIFKELSIKGFWLSEWMKNAGITTIAKLGKELHKLAKEDALHIEYGETFPLEKAADAVDFSNKAGKSGKAVIVCN is encoded by the coding sequence ATGAAAAAAGTAATTTTTAACCAGGCCGGGAATCCTCAGGATGTCCTTGAAATTAAAGAAACTGATATTCCGGAGGTAGGAGCAGGGCAGGTACGTATTAAAGTTAAGGCCGCATCTGTTAATCCGGCCGATGGGCTGTTTATTCAGGGCTATTATGGCATTAAGCCGAAGTTTCCTGAAAGCCCTGTAGGACTGGAAGGTGCCGGTGAGATAGATGCTATCGGTACAGGCATAGGTGATGGCATTCAGATTAGCAAAGGAATGCGCGTTGCCTTTAGTACCATCGGTAGTTGGGCCGAATATGTGGTAGTACCTGCCAATGCGGTGCTTCCGGTACCCGAAGAGTTAAGCTGGGAGCAGGGTGCGCAGCTCTTTGTGAACCCGTTTACCGCTCTGGCCATGCTGGATGAGGTAAACCTGCAAAAAGGAGACTGGCTATTGCTTACCGCAGGCTTCTCCGCACTCAATAAAATGGTGATCAGGATTGCCAAAGAGAGAGGGATCAAGACTATATGTACGGTACGTAGAGAGGAGCAGGTAGAGCCCTTGCTCAAACTGGGTGCCGAGGCAGTTATCAATACCGAGAAAGATGCTGTAAGCGAGAGAGTAAACGCCCTTACCGAAGGAAAAGGCGCACAGGCCTGCTTTGAGTCTATCGGAGGCAAAATATCAGAAGAAGTACTCAACAGTATGGGCCAAAATGGTAAGATGATGGTCTATGGTGTGCTGAGTGGCCAGCCTTTTCAGGTTAATGGCGGCCTTATGATCTTTAAAGAGCTTAGCATTAAGGGCTTTTGGCTGTCTGAGTGGATGAAAAATGCCGGTATAACTACCATTGCTAAGTTAGGCAAAGAACTACACAAGCTGGCGAAAGAAGATGCGCTGCACATTGAGTATGGCGAAACCTTTCCGCTGGAGAAGGCAGCAGATGCCGTAGACTTTAGCAATAAAGCAGGCAAGTCTGGCAAGGCTGTTATCGTGTGTAACTAA